A stretch of the Meiothermus cerbereus DSM 11376 genome encodes the following:
- a CDS encoding Gfo/Idh/MocA family protein, with amino-acid sequence MKRNKEFANRLHALSPKFAYVPQEDRFLMNPGPLKYRFNVIGAGVNGQEHIKVTLLEGSCTIHGVFDPNPTSVEAARRIKAQFSQEPLVVYESLEAACHDPAVDGLIICTPNHTHLEVLKVAVQSGKHILLEKPMATNLQDAYEIWQMAQNYPKVLQIGLQYRFKPIYVEAIHEAKVRQSLGEIKTLTILEHREPFLDKVKQWNKFSQYSGGTLVEKCCHYFDLFNLFAESRPVSVYASGSQAVNFRDFEYGGLKSDILDNAFVIVEYQNGIRANFNLCMFAPMVYEEIVICGDEGRLKASEGVNGQAYSKWENYLEVICLPDRTSRTMTPSYPALIEESGHSGATYYEHLRWIEAMDGLPSKAATAEEGFWSVVVGVAAEESVKRGEKVWVKELLEGSGLGHLS; translated from the coding sequence ATGAAACGCAACAAGGAGTTTGCCAACCGCCTCCATGCGCTATCACCCAAGTTTGCCTATGTGCCGCAGGAAGACCGCTTCCTGATGAACCCCGGCCCCCTCAAGTACCGCTTCAACGTGATTGGGGCGGGGGTGAATGGGCAGGAGCACATCAAAGTGACGCTGCTCGAGGGCAGTTGCACCATCCACGGCGTCTTTGACCCCAACCCCACCAGCGTGGAGGCCGCCCGGCGCATCAAGGCCCAGTTCAGCCAGGAGCCGCTGGTGGTCTACGAGAGCCTCGAGGCCGCCTGCCACGACCCCGCGGTGGACGGGCTGATCATCTGCACCCCCAACCACACCCACCTCGAGGTGCTCAAGGTGGCGGTGCAGTCGGGCAAGCACATCCTGCTGGAAAAGCCCATGGCCACCAACCTGCAAGATGCCTACGAAATCTGGCAGATGGCCCAGAACTACCCCAAGGTACTGCAAATTGGCCTGCAGTACCGCTTCAAGCCCATCTACGTGGAGGCCATTCACGAGGCCAAGGTGCGCCAGAGCCTGGGCGAGATCAAGACCCTGACCATCCTCGAGCACCGCGAGCCCTTCCTGGACAAAGTGAAGCAGTGGAACAAGTTTTCCCAGTACTCCGGCGGCACCCTGGTGGAGAAGTGCTGCCACTACTTCGACCTGTTCAACCTCTTCGCCGAGTCGCGCCCGGTGAGCGTATACGCCTCGGGCAGCCAGGCGGTGAACTTCCGCGACTTCGAGTACGGCGGCCTAAAGTCAGACATTCTGGACAACGCCTTTGTGATTGTGGAGTACCAAAACGGCATCCGGGCCAACTTCAACCTGTGCATGTTCGCACCCATGGTCTACGAGGAAATCGTCATCTGTGGCGACGAGGGCCGCCTCAAGGCCAGCGAGGGCGTCAACGGCCAGGCCTACTCCAAGTGGGAGAACTACCTCGAGGTCATCTGCCTGCCCGACCGCACCTCCCGCACCATGACCCCCAGCTACCCCGCCCTCATCGAGGAAAGCGGCCACAGCGGGGCCACCTACTACGAGCACCTGCGCTGGATCGAGGCCATGGACGGCTTACCCAGCAAGGCGGCCACCGCCGAAGAGGGCTTCTGGAGCGTGGTGGTGGGGGTAGCCGCCGAGGAGTCGGTGAAGCGGGGGGAAAAGGTGTGGGTGAAGGAGTTGCTCGAGGGGAGTGGGTTGGGGCATCTGAGTTGA